Within the Platichthys flesus chromosome 16, fPlaFle2.1, whole genome shotgun sequence genome, the region GGGATCATtacaaaacatatttcctcCCCGACTAGTGAGCTGCCTCATAGTGGGcagaacaaaagcaaaactCAGAGTGGAGGAGAATGAACTGAGCCAGGGAAAGCACAATATAACCAAGTATgtgtttaatatatatttaaatgtgtgaggTATTTCTCCTTCCCAGGCCTATGTAAGGAGATTCCCGAAGTGCCACTTGATCCCAGTGTTTGTGGACAGTAAAGTCTTCAGTGAAAACCAGAGTGAGGACGGATCCACGCTGGTCACAGAGAGGCGCTGCACCATCGACATTGATGCTCCACGACTTCTTAAAAGAGTAACTCTCCGCCGACCTTTCACTGTGCAACACcatgaaataatgtttaaataacCTGGTACAAACCACGAGTATATTTCTTCTTTTGCGTGTAGATTGCCGGAGTCGACTACCTGTACTTTATCCAAAAGAACACTCTGAACCGCAGGGACAGGACGCTCCACATAGAGGTCACCAACGAGACCTTTTCCAGCAGAGTCCTCGTCCACGAGAGCTGCAAATACACGGTGAGTCTCTCAAGCAATAAAAGAAGTTTGTTGGAATGAGAagatttatttctttgtgttgttgtttttgtgcaacACGGTGCTACTGTGCCCCATAACAGATTATTGTTTGTCTTCCACAGGTCCATCCAGAAAATGAGGAGTGGACCTGCTTTGAACAGACCGCTAGTCTGGATATGAAGTCCTTCTTTGGCTTCGAGAGCTCAGCAGAGAAGATAGCGATGAAACAGTATGCTGCCAGCATCAAAAAGGTTTGTGTCCTTGCACAAAAAACATGTACCACTGGTAAAGAGTTGCATTTCAGTATTTGTCTATTTTCCAGTTTATTAATCTAGTTTCATCTCTTTATGTTTTAGGGTAAAGAAATAATTGAGTACTTTCTcaaagagctggaggaagaaggagTAACTCACATACCTCGTTGGACCCCCCCTGTTGTCACTGGGACTGCAGCGGCCAGGCTCCTGCTGCCAACCCCTTCTATTCCCAGAGCCATCCCAGTGAACAGTGCCAAGCATGGGCTGCCCAGCAAAGACCCAGCCGGTCCCACAGAGGTGCTGTCTGGCTCTCCTGATGGTCAGTGGTTTCACACTAGTCCCAATTAAGTACAGAATAAAAGCCAACACAACTCTCAAAGGAGCAGAGTAAACATTGTGTGTGAACTGTCACTTTGTGTCCCATGGCTGCTTCACAGTACACATCTTTACTAAAGGCGTTTTCACACCTGTAAGCTGTTTAAACATGATATCATCCAAGGTGAAGACTAACAGACAAAATGAGCTGCTTGGGATTCTTGTTctttttctattgtttaatgctgtgCCAATTTCTTGTCCAAACTACCCCCCAAAAAGTTTTCATTCTGCAAATAAACCCAAaccctggttcagtttgatccgcTGGTCTGGACTGTGTTTTGAGGttattttggttcagactaaacttGAAAGTCAGAAGATCCTGACCAAACAAGGAAGTTGTGAAAGCTCGCGAAGAAGCTACAACTTTAATTTCTTAACACCTGTCAGTTCTCACCTCATCCTTTCAGTCAGAGAGGCTGTAAACAgtatcagtaaaaaaaaaagaaaagctggtCTAATGTGATGAatctaatatttaaaaagaaaaaactgaattcaTCTCCGTCCTTGCGAATTGAAAAGCCGGTGGCTGGTTGTGAGATCTCACACCTCTGGTTACACAATAGTGATTTGCAAAAAACACCACATCCCCTCTCGGCTTAAAACACATCGCGTGTTTCAAAGAGTGTGAAGAGCAGCGAACGGGACCAAGCTTCAGAGACTTTTCAAGCTGTAGCTGGAGCTTTTGAAAAAACGTGCTTGCTGCTAAGTGTCCCCAGCAACATTCTCTTTTGTGGCTCACTGGAATCTCTGGTCGAAAACGCAGCGAAGAGCTCCTGATGTCTCCGTCTGAAACGTTCAATATGTGCTATCTTTACACCGTGTGTTTCTGCCCATAGACAAGTTGGATGCTGACTACATCAGACGTTACCTTGGTGATTTAACGCCTCTGCAGGAGAGCTGTCTTATTCGCCTTCGCCAGTGgctccaggaaacacacaagggcaaggtcagacacacaaacgaacacacatgcaaacatcgATTTTGTTATACTTAATATTTCTAGACTTTCACCTAAGCTAGATTTCTGCTTTGCTCCTGCTACCACAGTAAAGACATTATTGTTCTCTGTGCTGAttgtaaacagaaaataaacaatatttggCTGAAAGGTCCATTCTTTACCAGAAACTTTGCATTGTGACTTTTTGACTCCTGTCTTTTTGTGTCTAGATTCCAAAGGATCAGCATGTGCTGCGCTTCCTGAGAGCCAGAGATTTCAACCTGGACAAGGCCCGGGAGCTTCTGTGTCAGTCTCTCACCTGGAGGAAACAGCATCAGGTGGATTTCTTGTTGGACACGTGGGAGCGGCCACAACTGCTCGGGGAATATTACACTGGAGGCTGGCACCACCATGACAGAGGTACTGCCTGAGCTGGCCTGTTGTATCCTTAACATCTCCTCCATACCTCTCTCCTTACTTCTCCAGTGAAATTGTAGAAATGGGCTGTTAATTATTGACGGTGAAGTTGAAGCACCATCTGCCGGACTTCCCATGTTTGTCAATGAGCCCTTGCTTTTACCAGCTCAGCTCACCTGGTTAGAGGCAGGATGTGAACCCAGGAAGTGTCCTGTGAATGTTTGAGCACAAGCTCGGCAATAGCAGGTGCTAAACATTAGTGagaatcagatttattttactcttttgtACAATCATTGAACGTCTGTGTGCACACGatgacccgtgtgtgtgtgtggcgtgtgtCTTAGAGGGCCGTCCTCTGTACATCCTGCGTCTGGGTCAAATGGACACGAAGGGTCTGGTACGAGCCATGGGAGAGGAGGTGCTTCTCAGACAGGTGATATGAACACATGCACAAGTTAATGCTTCCGCATTAGGGCTGTAACATTTCTGAAACCTTGATACAAACAACCACAACCTCCTATTTGAGATTAAGGACATTCCCCAAcccaccaccatcatcaccgCTGCAGGTGCAGTTTTCACTTCTTTAGTTATGTGACCAAATTAAAAAGAGGTGTAAACCAAACTGTGACACAGAAATCGAGGTCTGAACTGAGAATTATTACAGCCCTATTCAATATACTCATTAACAGAGTTATTTTCTCTTCTGATGTTTTAAGTTGTATTAATGCTGCTACATTACAACTGTGACTCAGGTCCTTTCCATCAATGAAGAGGGACTGAGGCGCTGTGAGGAAAACACCCGAGTCTTCGGCCGACCTATCAGGTGCCTAAATATTTATCTGccctttctctgtgtttggttAGTTACCTGCTTTTATCGTATTGATAGTTATGCAATGTCTGTGTTAACATGGTGCTCAGCTGCTGGACTTGCGTGGTGGATCTGGAGGGTCTCAACATGCGTCACCTGTGGCGGCCGGGCGTCAAGGCTCTGCTGAGAATCATCGAGGTGGTGGAGGCCAACTATCCAGAGACCCTGGGTCGCCTCCTCATACTGAGGGCGCCTCGAGTTTTTCCAGTGCTCTGGACGCTGGTGAGGATAACTGTCCACACGTGTTTTTCATGAGAATACGTCATTagtgtgaaggagaaacagagaaaacaacatcacagaatgAGGACAGTTATTGCTGTGTGCTATGCAGAGATTCTCCTGATCCCCATGGGGCATATTGTGATTGCAATAGGCAGTAGTATAGATTGTAGTGTAGTTATAGCATTCAGCAGAGACATAAAGACAAGTATTCACAGTAAAAACAGTTGAAGCATAGTGTGAGTGCTTGAAGAATGGGCTGTGTAAGTTGTTAACTGGGGggtattttagtttgttaactCTGAGACTCGCTCTTTGAACATAAGCTACTCGCTCGCaggttttctttccctcttgcTGAGCCTCTTTCCTCGTTTACACAATCCACAtcagagcacagaggagaaCGCATTGATCTGCAGAGGTTTGTGTTTGCGGGAGAAGATCAAAAGCCGTCAGTTTGTTAACtgagacctgctgctgctgacattACTGCCATAATCAGTCATCAGCTCAGAATACAGCCGTTATCCATTCTTCATAAGTTGCATTTAGTCTTCACTTTCATTTATTATATCTAAATGTACTACAtattaaataatacattcatTAAATGCTGTGGAGCCAGATCTCTTGATATAAAGTAGAAtttaataattcaattaaaGGGGGTTTAGTTCAGAGTTCGTTAAACCTTCTTGCTGGAATCAGTGTATTCTATAATATAAATGCATATGCTTAGTAATACCATCAACCAGCCAATAAGTTTTTACAATGCAGGTGTGTTATTGAATGTATTATACTATcctatattattttattttgacaatgagtgaacctgctgctgttcGTGTGTCTTGTTTCTAGATCAGCCCCTTGATCGACGAGAACACTCGTAAGAAGTTCCTGGTTTATGCTGGAAATGACTACCAGGGTCCAGGAGGCTTGGTGGATTACATCGACAGAGAGATCATCCCTGACTTCTTGGGAGGAGACTGCATGGTGAAGTCTATTCCTCAGCATGTTGACTTCTACGATTCataacaaatacagaaacacaatgtgtgttACAGCTCTTGCTCCTCAACTATCAATTGATAACCAGTGTGAATATCAAGTTACTGCCATCGGTACAATAGGTGTCTTTAGTGAGTTTCGTTTcttaatattaaaacaaagaagTGTAACCTAAATGACAGATGTTAACATAGATTAATGGGAGTTGTGTGTAACATTTGTGTTGTCATTCTCTAGTGTGAGATCCCTGAAGGAAGCACAGTCCCCAAATCTCTGTACCGGAcggcagaggagctggagagtgaGGAGAACCGCCTGTTGACCGACTCCATCTATAAGAGCGCCAGCGTCTTCAAGGGAGCTCCATATGAGGTACAGTCTCAGCTTCCTGATCCATATGTACCAAAGACGCCATCTTTGAGACGTGTGTGTGATCTCTATCATGTTACGACATAAAGTATTTCTTCACAATTCCACTTTCTCTGTATGCTGCATCTTTATGTTGTGGAATCTGGCACCACCATATGGTACAAATCCACATTGCAGGCTTAAAGCGAAAGAGAAACATGATTAATGGCCCCTTGTCCGCTGCTCCTTGTTTCTGATCTCCTTACCATCCCCCCCTGCAGATGCTGATCGAGATCACAGAGGCTTCCTCCGTCATCACCTGGGACTTCGACGTGTGCAAAGGAGATGTGGTTTTCAACATCTACCACTCCAAGTGGGCCCCTCAGCCGCAGAAGAAAGACGCGCTCGCAGCCCACGGCATCGCGTCCCTCGGGGCCGTCAATGCCCAGTTGATTGACAGGAACTGGGTGCTGGGCCAGGACTACAGCCTGGTGGAGAAAGCGCTCACCTGCAAGGAGGGAGAGAGCGTACAGGTGCGAGGGAGGACGATGGACTCTGCactcttgtcttttctttgtccAAGTTGTTAAACCTCTTCCATTGCAAATTAATGCTGCAGCTTCCGTCTGTTCAAACAGGGCTCGCACGTGACGCGCTGGCCGGGCTTCTACATCCTCCAGTGGCGTTTCCACAGCTCGCCGGCATGCACCGCCTCCAGCCTGCCTCGTGTGGATGACGTCCTGGCCTCCCTGCAGGTCTCCTCCCACAAGTGCAAGATTATGTTCTACACCGAGGTGCTGGCGTCCCACGACTTCAGGTCAGTTTGACCAAACCACagcctcttcctcttgtctggTTTTCTCAGTTTGAGTTAATCTAAAATCAATGTTGagatattttgaaaaatgtaaacaactCGGCTAGGTATCAATTTTTTATACTTCAAATGCTGGCCACATggtaacattttaatatcaattACTTGCGATCTAAGAATTATTATGTCCTTTCTGCTATTTCCAGGGGATCCATGACCAGTCTAGAGTCGTCTCATAGTGGTTTCTCACAGCTCAGTGCTGCCACTACTTCCTCTAGCCAATCACACACCAGCTCCATCTCAAGGTAGCATCCGACCAGTGTCTGGCCCAAAGCTACAATTCCCCCGAACTGAATGACATTTGACTGATATTCCCttatgttgtgtgttatttagttCAGAGCTGAGTGAAGTTTCTCTGATGCTTTAGTTTCTGTAGAATGAGGTAACAGTTTTTTCCTGTGCTTGCGATGAAACTCTttgttggtttttgtttgttttatgtttgtgtacagtataaaaacaaattaaatataacgTTTTTAGTTAGATATGTGCtcttaaatgtttaataaatgaattgaaatgcaaataaacaGCAGATTATAGATTAGATTGAATGAAAGTGAAAcctatttaatacatttatcttCTATCCCTGAAGTTGCTGTCTTTGTCCACAAGAGGTCAGGGCACTCTGCGACTGGAGCTGCTCTCAGCTCTGCAGTGTTCTCCTCACATGCAGTTTACATTAACACATTTTCTGCTCTtctaagaaatgttttttaaataatgaaattaaacatcAATTACTATTCCTGTATCCTCCAGAATGTGTCTTTTGTCCTGAAATTGAGAAAACGGCAATAATAACATAATCATGGAGACTGGTTGTTTATAGCAAAAGGTGAGATGTTAAAGGGAGAGGAGATAATAAGAAATCTCTATTAAATATGCAGGGCACTCTCTAGTTTCCATGTAATGTTGTTTTTGGGCTTGTTAGGCGGAGCTGCTGAGTTTTCCGAGGCAGCTAATTTGAATGCAATATCGTGCAGCCCCCTTGTGATCCGCCACAGGGCCAGGCAGACAACTGATTTACATAAAACTTTAATTTTCATAAACCTATCTGATGCTTCCAGCTAAAGTGTAATTGAATTTCctgtgttatgtttttttttgttgttgttgtgtcttgCAAACTTGTGTCATGTTGCTGTTTATTCCTACAGAAGGCCAGGtggattgtgtttctgtgtggctGGTGAACGGGAGCCCGACTTCCTGCCCGTGCGTCAGAGTAGTTAGAAAGAggaagtgtattttttttgccAGGGGCTTATTTACGGAGTTACCCAGTGTGTTCTAATCACCTCCCAAGAAACATAAATAGCATCACATCTTTTGTACGATATGCCTGACATGCTTTCTGAGCTGTTGCATGGTTTTTAGGCTGATGTTAGTGACCTTCATAGGCTTTATAAACAAGGTCATCATATAGGTCTGTAAGTGAATATTACTTAATATTATATCACATTACATTCGCCATGTTTCCTAATCATTGTTTGGTATGGTAACATGCAGATATTTTTGTACACAAAGTAAAGCTAAGGTTGAAGGGAAATGTCTTTTCCGATGTGTAGGCTATTTAGCCCAAGTCATcttctggggaccatgaatgtgaATGCAATCTCATGGCAAACCCTAATTTTTGCATAGGGATGTTTTATATTACCGGTATATATGCAATTTTCCCTCGTACCAAAAGGGTAAATATATGATGTGAAATAAATGGGATACTGGGACACACAGAACCTCTTTGGATCTCTTTTCCTCAAAAGAACCCAAATAGAAAATAGAGTTAAATGACTTGTGAGACACGTCTATGTGAAGATTCTATGGTGTTGTTAACCATGTGGTTAAcgaaattaatatttcaaattgtcttttagaaataaaactttattaaaagaGATAAATTACTTCCTTCTAGTATCACTGTTTGCTCTGCAGccaacattttcaacatttcaacatcTTATTATTCCTTGGTTGCACTGATCATCGCAGATATTATAAGAAGGAGATCATGTGGAATTTGTCTCCAAAGAAACAAACCCTGAGATTAAATCCCCACCACATCTCTGTGAGAAGCTCTAACCAGCCTCGTAAGCTGCAGGCCGACCGACTTTTTACAACCACACCGGTGATATCTAAGTCTGGAGAAGcagtcaaattaaaatcacattttgagTAATACTGCAACCAGGAACACTAGATCTCTTAATTCTTTGGCGAGCTCAGCGGGCAGAGAGACGGGCTGCAGGGATAATATTCAGCTGAAATAAGTCTCTCTTGTTACAGATATAAACATCCCAGGCTTCACTGGGAATAGTTCATGATAATGAATAATCTTCATCTCAGAAATACCAGACTCAGACAGGGGGATTGTCAACATGGGGCTGATTTCGGttgggtttctttttttttggtatttACATCTCATGCACggc harbors:
- the LOC133971104 gene encoding SEC14-like protein 1, whose product is MVQEYQSPVRVYKHPFELIMAAYVRRFPKCHLIPVFVDSKVFSENQSEDGSTLVTERRCTIDIDAPRLLKRIAGVDYLYFIQKNTLNRRDRTLHIEVTNETFSSRVLVHESCKYTVHPENEEWTCFEQTASLDMKSFFGFESSAEKIAMKQYAASIKKGKEIIEYFLKELEEEGVTHIPRWTPPVVTGTAAARLLLPTPSIPRAIPVNSAKHGLPSKDPAGPTEVLSGSPDDKLDADYIRRYLGDLTPLQESCLIRLRQWLQETHKGKIPKDQHVLRFLRARDFNLDKARELLCQSLTWRKQHQVDFLLDTWERPQLLGEYYTGGWHHHDREGRPLYILRLGQMDTKGLVRAMGEEVLLRQVLSINEEGLRRCEENTRVFGRPISCWTCVVDLEGLNMRHLWRPGVKALLRIIEVVEANYPETLGRLLILRAPRVFPVLWTLISPLIDENTRKKFLVYAGNDYQGPGGLVDYIDREIIPDFLGGDCMCEIPEGSTVPKSLYRTAEELESEENRLLTDSIYKSASVFKGAPYEMLIEITEASSVITWDFDVCKGDVVFNIYHSKWAPQPQKKDALAAHGIASLGAVNAQLIDRNWVLGQDYSLVEKALTCKEGESVQGSHVTRWPGFYILQWRFHSSPACTASSLPRVDDVLASLQVSSHKCKIMFYTEVLASHDFRGSMTSLESSHSGFSQLSAATTSSSQSHTSSISR